In Rutidosis leptorrhynchoides isolate AG116_Rl617_1_P2 chromosome 2, CSIRO_AGI_Rlap_v1, whole genome shotgun sequence, one genomic interval encodes:
- the LOC139893887 gene encoding agamous-like MADS-box protein MADS2 yields the protein MGRGRVELKRIENKINRQVTFAKRRNGLLKKAYELSVLCDAEVALIIFSNRGKLYEFCSSSSMVKTLEKYHSCSYGSLKASQPENDSQYNYHEYLRLKARVEVLQRSQRNLLGEDLAPLNTKELEQLEHQLEISLRKIRSIKTQSMLDQLSELQRKEQVLAETNKALRKKLEESAHEFPRHMWDGNAQTIPYNPLPTHSDEFFQPLGLNTTMHNSFNGLRYNPIGSDGMNDGGVNENNSNGMFPGWML from the exons ATGGGTAGAGGGAGAGTTGAACTGAAGAGAATAGAAAACAAAATTAACAGACAAGTCACTTTTGCTAAGAGAAGAAATGGTCTTCTTAAGAAAGCTTATGAACTTTCAGTTCTTTGTGATGCTGAAGTTGCTCTTATTATCTTCTCAAATCGAGGCAAACTTTATGAATTCTGTAGCAGCTCTAG CATGGTGAAAACACTTGAGAAGTACCACAGCTGTAGTTATGGATCATTGAAAGCTAGCCAACCAGAAAATGATAGCCAG TACAACTACCACGAATATCTGAGGCTAAAGGCGAGGGTGGAGGTTCTACAACGATCACAAAG AAACCTTCTTGGAGAAGATTTGGCCCCATTGAATACCAAGGAGCTGGAGCAACTGGAGCACCAGTTGGAAATATCATTAAGGAAAATCAGATCAATAAAG ACTCAGTCCATGCTGGATCAGCTTTCTGAACTCCAAAGAAAG GAGCAAGTTCTTGCAGAAACAAACAAAGCATTAAGGAAAAAG TTGGAAGAAAGTGCACATGAATTTCCGAGACACATGTGGGACGGAAATGCACAAACTATCCCATATAATCCTCTTCCTACACATTCCGACGAGTTCTTTCAGCCTCTAGGACTAAACACCACCATGCACAACAG CTTCAATGGATTGAGATACAATCCTATCGGGTCTGATGGGATGAACGACGGTGGTGTGAACGAAAACAATTCTAATGGAATGTTTCCAGGTTGGATGCTTTAG